Proteins found in one Malassezia vespertilionis chromosome 5, complete sequence genomic segment:
- the PMT4 gene encoding dolichyl-phosphate-mannose--protein mannosyltransferase (EggNog:ENOG503NV01; COG:O; CAZy:GT39; BUSCO:EOG09260J53; TransMembrane:11 (i39-62o96-114i135-151o157-174i181-200o215-248i269-290o599-617i637-657o669-694i715-737o)), which translates to MSAQAGLRRRKEEKQVGTREDADEVIKNTNKRPTHPRTLGWIQVAVVPLILFFVALGSRLYMIEYPSEVIFDEVHFGNFAAQYVQRKFFFDVHPPLAKLIVALSAWLAGFNGKFGFESIGLDYIEPGVPYKAMRSYLAVIGALHVPLVYSIMRETGFGFVAGLLSALLVLADNAHFVQSRFILLDSPMILFMLMSFYAYIRFYALRFNPFTRMWWTWLCATGICLSLTISCKMVGLFGFFTIGAAVVLDLWDLFDIRHGNSLRVMTRHFCARALFLIVVPVFVYLFWFWVSFAILNRSGSGDDYMSSEFQQTLAGSPLLANTQELHACDVITFKHVGTDRYLFSGLGNYPHKYDDGRISSDGQIVSAVDSAEDGIAWKIVPVDPVNNEDGSFNITRRRIYHGQKLRLLHVDTNAYLMTHDVASPTMPTNEEITTYPAEESTDDFEDSVFQIYFSSSKKGAAWESLRTRFRLVHVPTRVAVWTWEKSLLPDWAPDQYEVNGNKNAKDKTAYWVVDSVVPDPASPMHQTRSKPREARPVQPLPFLNKYLELQRVMFEQNARLTDVHPYSSRPITWPFLVKGVSYWGNDKVRGQIYFIGNVVAWWGGVLGVSLFGALFFLDMLMRRRGVYQIPTVMRQRYLRTTGFFALAWACHYFPFFFMGRQLFLHHYLPAQICSVMVLAGMLEFFMSASLDLPLSRPGPTLDQDQIRSPSRRRTTGPLSAVVLLLLLLAALVFVYLAPLSYGLSMHPEMAQSRKLLPTWQFLYV; encoded by the coding sequence ATGAGCGCGCAGGCTGGGCTCCGTCGAAGGAAGGAGGAAAAGCAAGTGGGAACTAGGGAAGATGCTGATGAGGTTATCAAGAACACGAACAAGCGTCCCACCCATCCGCGGACTCTGGGCTGGATACAGGTGGCCGTGGTGCCACTAATCCTTTTTTTTGTCGCACTTGGCTCGCGATTGTACATGATAGAATACCCGTCCGAGGTCATTTTTGACGAGGTGCACTTTGGCAACTTTGCTGCACAATACGTACAGCGCAAGTTTTTCTTTGATGTGCACCCCCCTCTTGCTAAATTGATTGTCGCGCTCAGTGCTTGGCTCGCTGGGTTCAACGGGAAATTTGGGTTCGAGTCGATTGGGCTCGATTATATTGAGCCGGGTGTGCCGTACAAGGCGATGCGGTCGTACCTGGCGGTGatcggtgcgctgcacgttCCGCTCGTGTACTCAATCATGCGCGAGACTGGCTTCGGTTTTGTGGCCGGACTGCTCAGCGCGTTGTTGGTCCTCGCCGACAATGCCCACTTTGTCCAGTCGCGTTTTATATTACTGGACTCGCCCATGATTCTGTTTATGCTGATGAGCTTTTATGCCTATATCCGGTTCTACGCGCTGCGGTTTAATCCATTTACGCGCATGTGGTGGACATGGCTCTGCGCTACCGGCATCTGTCTCTCGCTCACGATATCGTGCAAGATGGTAGGTCTGTTTGGCTTCTTCACGATTGGAGCTGCTGTGGTGCTTGATTTATGGGATCTGTTTGATATCCGGCACGGCAATTCCCTGCGCGTCATGACCCGTCACttctgcgcacgcgccttgtTCCTAATTGTGGTGCCTGTATTTGTGTACCTCTTTTGGTTCTGGGTCAGCTTTGCCATTTTGAACCGCTccggcagcggcgacgaTTACATGTCGAGCGAGTTCCAGCAGACCCTCGCGGGAAGTCCGCTCCTTGCCAACACACAGGAGCTGCACGCATGCGACGTAATCACGTTTAAGCACGTCGGGACCGACCGATACCTTTTTTCAGGCCTAGGAAATTATCCGCACAAGTACGACGACGGGCGCATCTCGAGCGACGGCCAAATTGTCTCCGCAGTGGACTCTGCCGAGGACGGCATTGCGTGGAAGATTGTGCCGGTGGACCCTGTAAACAACGAGGACGGCTCGTTTAACATTACACGACGCCGTATATACCATGGACAAAAgctgcgtcttttgcatgTGGATACAAACGCGTATCTCATGACGCACGACGTCGCTtcgccgacgatgccgaCCAACGAGGAAATCACAACCTATCCCGCAGAAGAGAGCACGGACGATTTTGAGGACAGCGTCTTTCAAATCTACTTTTCCAGCTCAAAAAAGGGCGCAGCGTGGgagtcgctgcgcacacgaTTCCGCCTTGTGCATGTACcgacgcgcgtcgcggtgTGGACATGGGAAAAGTCGCTGTTGCCCGACTGGGCGCCCGACCAGTACGAAGTGAATGGAAACAAGAACGCCAAGGACAAGACGGCATACTGGGTGGTGGACTCTGTAGTCCCGGATCCTGCATCGCCCATGCACCAAACACGCTCAAAACCAAGAGAAGCGCGTCCTGTGCAGCCACTGCCGTTCCTCAACAAGTACCTCgagctccagcgcgtcATGTTTGAGCAGAATGCGCGCTTAACCGATGTGCATCCGTACTCTTCTCGCCCCATTACCTGGCCGTTTTTGGTCAAAGGCGTCTCGTACTGGGGCAACGACAAGGTGCGTGGCCAGATCTACTTTATCGGAAACGTTGTCGCTTGGTGGGGCGGCGTGTTGGGCGTGTcgctctttggcgcgctgttTTTCCTCGACATGttgatgcgccgccgcggcgtgtaTCAGATCCCAACCGTGATGCGCCAGCGCTACCTGCGCACCACAGGcttttttgcgcttgcgtgggcGTGCCACTACTTCCCCTTCTTTTTTATGGGCCGCCAGCTCTTTTTGCACCACTACCTTCCAGCGCAAATTTGCTCTGTCATGGTGCTCGCTGGCATGCTCGAATTTTTCATGTCTGCCTCGCTGGACCTTCCCCTGTCGCGCCCCGGGCCGACGCTCGACCAGGACCAGATCCGCTCGCCGTCACGGCGCAGGACGACGGGGCCGCTAAGCGCCGTCGTTCTTCTGCTCCTcttgctcgccgcgcttgtTTTTGTCTActtggcgccgctttcCTACGGGCTATCCATGCACCCAGAAATGGCCCAATCCCGCAAACTGTTGCCCACCTGGCAATTTCTTTACGTCTAG
- a CDS encoding uncharacterized protein (TransMembrane:1 (n6-17c25/26o815-838i); SECRETED:SignalP(1-25); COG:S; EggNog:ENOG503P5TG) — translation MLAPKFLSLTTFVVVAMHFARFATAHEQPNPADSIPGNPFVQALLGGAGSGANPMKGVSSTTTSDNLLSPLLQGFKVKTPKQDKSMYINHEPVPRWGASAAYMAGSNTVVFSGGQTGEHSQLTNETLLLDMSGLRDLGKTMAAETTTPWLRVQTARNSSALPPLAYAASAVSTRMCGSGSRDTFWLVGGKTEHCDTDTPLVWTFGVEQDTQGLHGTWKAVHTKGGNKIARRVHATAVLPKRGLGERRDQSMFVMGGEDWNAMCTKNKPANETLSGTLDVYAMPVPFGPQCAGTLPRSKLRVKADTDELKLSERLDGMPLVDYASVSLPEVQTNNTEHPYREPVMFLGGRVKNGTLASFQRPWVMDTSTGEWEQWTTTGEIPPARVGHSAVHTSDGRILVYGGYVQHSAKGVSETPTHDLYELNPHVTPARWHKIVYESTPENHPIPTEATKRAYHSAVMVDDLMVVAFGQQFKSTGYGYQKRGGANLDANARQVLFLDTTKTAMQWRWTDNLGAIVSGRVAASFLGEHGDNTGMPTNSDAAPGPGSMVSDAGYAHSHGKHGNSHGHGHGKASGHGKGSTKTSQTDSAKAAANGSSHADNTYPDMFPIAHNGKAIQTNAHPNDDPYGAGKGPLKNGGTPPHHDSSPDADGGWSPTSSFPKPKPSSAAPSPGADGGKGAGGGKNADAGADAGADAGADAGANADANAGPDAGPGASTNASTGAGAGAGTDTGADTGADTGANTGANTGADTGTDAGTDAGTDAGQRPGEGADQGAGTDASNANGAGDAGKAGQSDSKAGQDTHQDQKTSNDQKRSGAIAGGVIGGAALAVGAVIGGLYAYRKRRESQHIAQLRSNGVMPYGRNDDPEGGAPPVSSLWLQQPKQPMQETDVYGRQTNLSGYSTQNQAGTSLHDSPVGGRAMAQNGVRNHIGGPRAEHLSSAAGYIPQSLEPGSGVGLGAAAAGGYAAHEYFGQENNSNGSHYSYPYLNGVQRTSPDAYTNQGLDYDAPTSASSSVATHRDGDSEYAADETTRHDDGFAPIPKNGMASAPSFRFPEMRAESPDPKSYPMPTRALGSMNSDRSMLRVTN, via the coding sequence ATGCTTGCCCCTAAATTCCTTTCCCTTACCACCTTCGTGGTCGTCGCGATGCACTTTGCACGCTTCGCGACGGCGCACGAACAGCCGAACCCTGCGGACAGTATCCCCGGGAACCCCTTTGTCCAGGCACTGCTGGGCGGTGCCGGGTCGGGAGCAAATCCTATGAAGGGCGTCTCGAGTACCACCACTTCGGACAATCTCTTGTCCCCACTGCTGCAGGGCTTCAAGGTCAAGACACCCAAGCAAGACAAATCCATGTACATCAACCACGAGCCTGTGCCTCGCTGGGGCGCATCGGCTGCATATATGGCCGGCAGCAACACTGTTGTGTTTTCAGGAGGACAGACTGGCGAGCACTCGCAGCTCACAAACGAGACCCTTTTGTTGGACATGTCTGGCCTGCGCGACCTCGGCAAGACGATGGCCGCAGAGACAACCACGCCGTGGCTCCGTGTGCAGACGGCGAGAAACTcgagcgcactgccgccgcttgcgtaCGCAGCATCGGCCGTGTCGACAAGGATGTGCGGGAGCGGCTCGCGCGATACATTCTGGCTCGTTGGCGGCAAGACAGAACACTGTGACACCGACACGCCTCTTGTCTGGACATTTGGTGTGGAGCAAGACACCCAAGGTCTGCACGGCACATGGAAGGCTGTCCACACCAAGGGGGGCAACAAGATAGCGCGTCGTGTACACGCAACGGCCGTGCTTCCCAAGCGCGGtcttggcgagcgccgcgatcaGTCCATGTTTGTTATGGGCGGCGAGGACTGGAATGCCATGTGCACAAAAAACAAGCCGGCAAATGAAACATTGTCCGGTACGCTGGACGTGTACGCCATGCCCGTGCCGTTCGGGCcgcagtgcgccggcaccttgccgcgctccaagctGCGCGTCAAGGCAGACACGGACGAGCTGAAGCtcagcgagcgcctcgatggCATGCCGCTAGTTGACTACGCGTCTGTCTCGCTTCCTGAAGTCCAGACAAACAACACAGAGCACCCGTACCGCGAGCCAGTCATGTTCCTTGGCGGCCGTGTAAAGAACGGTACGCTTGCTTCTTTCCAACGTCCTTGGGTGATGGACACGTCTACCGGCGAGTGGGAGCAGTGGACCACTACCGGCGAAATCccgccggcgcgcgttgGCCACTCTGCTGTACACACGTCCGACGGCCGCATACTTGTCTATGGCGGCTATGTACAACACAGCGCAAAGGGCGTGTCGGAGACGCCCACCCATGACTTGTATGAGCTCAATCCGCACGTTACCCCTGCTCGCTGGCACAAGATCGTGTACGAAAGCACGCCGGAAAACCACCCCATCCCTACCGAGGCAACCAAGCGCGCTTACCACTCGGCCGTCATGGTCGACGACCTGATGGTTGTTGCTTTTGGACAGCAATTTAAGAGCACGGGATACGGATACCAGAAGCGTGGCGGTGCGAACTTGGACGCCAATGCGCGTCAGGTGCTTTTCCTGGACACCACCAAGACCGCGATGCAATGGCGCTGGACAGATAACCTGGGCGCGATTGTGTCGGGCCGTGTCGCTGCAAGCTTTTTGGGCGAGCATGGGGACAATACCGGGATGCCGACCAACTctgacgctgcgccgggGCCTGGGTCGATGGTTTCTGATGCTGGCTATGCGCACAGCCATGGCAAGCACGGCAACAGCCACGGCCACGGCCACGGCAAGGCAAGCGGCCACGGCAAAGGTTCCACAAAGACGAGCCAAACTGACAGCGCCAAGGCTGCTGCAAACGGCTCGTCGCACGCTGACAATACGTACCCCGACATGTTTCCGATTGCGCATAATGGCAAGGCTATACAGACGAACGCGCACCCTAACGATGACCCATACGGTGCAGGCAAAGGGCCGCTGAAGAACGGCGGCACACCTCCACACCACGACTCATCGCCTGATGCCGACGGCGGATGGTCGCCTACAAGCTCTTTCCCCAAGCCAAAGCCGTCAAGTGCTGCACCGAGCCCCGGTGCTGACGGAGGGAAAGGTGCAGGCGGAGGGAAAAACGCAGATGCGGGCGCAGATGCGGGCGCAGATGCGGGCGCAGATGCGGGTGCAAACGCGGATGCAAACGCAGGCCCAGATGCAGGCCcaggcgcaagcacaaacGCGAGCactggcgcaggcgcgggcgcgggTACAGACACTGGCGCAGACACGGGCGCAGACACGGGCGCAAACACGGGCGCAAACACGGGCGCAGACACGGGCACAGATGCTGGCACAGATGCTGGCACAGATGCTGGACAGCGTCCAGGCGAGGGTGCTGACCAGGGTGCAGGCACAGATGCAAGCAACGCGAACGGTGCGGGCGACGCTGGCAAGGCCGGACAAAGCGACAGCAAGGCCGGCCAGGACACACACCAGGACCAGAAAACCAGCAACGACCAAAAGCGCAGTGGCGCAATTGCAGGTGGTGTcattggcggcgccgcgctcgccgtaGGTGCCGTCATCGGCGGCCTGTACGCATAccggaagcgccgcgagtcACAGCACATTGCCCAGCTGCGCTCCAACGGTGTGATGCCTTATGGCCGCAACGACGACCCCGAAGGCGGAGCGCCGCCCGTCTCGTCGCTCTGGCTTCAGCAGCCCAAGCAGCCGATGCAGGAAACGGATGTATATGGCCGCCAAACAAACTTGTCTGGCTACTCGACACAGAACCAAGCAGGCACGTCGCTGCACGACTCGCCTGTGGGCggccgcgccatggcacaAAACGGTGTGCGCAACCATATCGGTGGCCctcgcgccgagcatctcTCCTCTGCCGCTGGCTACATCCCGCAAAGTCTCGAGCCAGGCTCCGGTGTCGGACTTGgtgctgccgctgccggtGGCTACGCCGCACATGAGTACTTTGGCCAAGAGAACAACTCGAACGGTTCGCACTACTCGTACCCCTACCTGAacggtgtgcagcgcaccagcCCCGATGCGTACACCAACCAAGGCCTTGACTATGACGCACCCACTTCTGCGTCGAGTTCTGTTGCTACTCACAGAGACGGCGATTCGGAGTACGCTGCAGACGAGACCACACGCCATGACGACGGGTTTGCCCCGATTCCCAAAAACGGCATGGCGAGTGCGCCTTCCTTCCGTTTCCCGGAGATGCGCGCAGAGTCTCCGGACCCGAAATCGTACCCCATGCCCACGCGTGCACTTGGCTCAATGAACTCGGACCGCTCCATGCTCCGAGTCACAAACTGA
- a CDS encoding uncharacterized protein (COG:S; EggNog:ENOG503P6IK), with product MLLRAAPLPRGAIPAPGSDAWDSFMESVVREGFAHVRCGKNAATKLRRSQGIALRTGSYDAPHKDENTRLQSARWHARDSVHHMEQLEYSDFEQGLLKDHSLHEQQYIKSLKHAACVETLVPDIAAIWHLQYALPFLTADRDFVELVVTLPLPPSEAAFSTEHEETTVEARPWAPGAEATEATEAAPTAHHVPSFMVVSIPVEMEASVGYLRAYYTSVEGVLKAPRLPGAQDRGVAWR from the coding sequence ATGCTCTTGCGTGCGGCAccgctgccgcgcggcgcaattcCTGCGCCGGGAAGCGACGCATGGGACTCGTTCATGGAAAGTGTAGTCCGCGAAGGATTTGCTCatgtgcgctgcggaaAAAATGCGGCTACAAAACTGCGCCGGAGCCAAGGTATCGCGCTTCGTACGGGAAGCtacgacgcgccgcacaaggATGAAAACACGCGTTTGCAGAGCGCACGttggcatgcgcgcgactCGGTGCACCATATGGAGCAGCTGGAGTACAGTGATTTCGAACAGGGGCTGCTTAAGGACCACTcgctgcacgagcagcAGTACATCAAGTCGCtcaagcacgccgcgtgcgtCGAAACGCTCGTGCCGGACATTGCCGCAATATGGCACCTCCAGTACGCGCTGCCCTTTTTGACCGCGGACCGTGACTTTGTAGAGCTTGTTGTAacgctgccgctgccgccatCGGAAGCGGCCTTCTCGACTGAGCACGAAGAAACGACCGTGGAAGCAAGGCCGTGGGCGCCTGGGGCCGAAGCGACCGAAGCGACCGAAGCGGCGCCTACTGCGCACCATGTCCCATCGTTCATGGTGGTAAGCATTCCTGTAGAGATGGAAGCGTCTGTCGGgtacttgcgcgcgtaCTATACAAGCGTAGAAGGCGTTTTGAAAGCACCGCGCCTGCCTGGCGCACAGGATCGCGGCGTTGCGTGGAGGTAG
- the APL2 gene encoding beta-adaptin (EggNog:ENOG503NUMT; COG:U): MSRPGYFGSARKGEVYELRADLNSEYRDRRKDGIKRVIANMTVGKDVSGLFPDVLKNMQTDDIEQKKLVYLYLINYAKTQPELVILAVNTFVKDAEDSNALIRALAIRTMGCLRAEKIIDYLPDPLNRCLADDNPYVRKTAVICVAKLFNLKPELAMEGGFVDRLKEMITDNNPMVVANAVAALNDILQTAEEMQIHELQMTLLDSAVLMKLLVALNECTEWGRIVILNTLAAYRSADEREAEHVCERVLPQFQHANGAVVLGAVKVILLHMEATGKPELVQQLIRKMAPPLVTLVSSAPEVQWVALRNINLILQKYPEVLSNELRIFFCKYNDPPYVKAEKIDVMIKLAKEDNVDMLLSELKEYASEVDVDFVRRTIRAIGQCAIAIEGAAERCVYVLLELIGSRVSYVVQEATVVVKDIFRKYPNQYTRIIPSLCANLEDIDESDAKASLVWIIGEYAEKIDNSGEQLAVCLQEFTDDVTAVQFQTLSAIVKLFLKKPDSELAQRLVQEVLEKATKECDNADLRDRAYVYWRLLSSSDTDAAGSVVLAPVPPISMPPTSVPRALLNELIHELSLLSSVYHKPASSFIGQGRMSMQSLQAAVHANNEDAERSKAIATVAQGQHSENLLDFGDEDASVASTQAQGAAAQSLGDLLGNDAFAPVAAQAEAKTTDTMHNLMGMFGTDAPNAPAQSKQDDLLGLF, from the exons ATGAGCAGACCCGGCTATTTCGGGAGCGCCCGTAAAG GCGAGGTCTACGAGCTTCGTGCCGACT TAAATAGCGAATATCGCGATCGGCGCAAAGATGGCATCAAGCGCGTGATTGCCAACATGACGGTCGGAAAAGACGTGAGCGGACTCTTCCCCGACGTGCTAAAAAACATGCAGACGGATGACATCGAACAAAAGAAATTGGTTTATTTGTACCTGATCAACTATGCCAAGACCCAGCCCGAGCTCGTCATTCTCGCAGTCAACACGTTTGTCAAGGATGCAGAGGACAGCAATGCGCTCATTCGCGCACTTGCAATCCGCACAATGGGCTGCCTACGTGCCGAAAAGATTATCGACTACCTTCCCGATCCGCTGAACCGCTGCCTCGCGGACGACAATCCGTACGTGCGCAAGACAGCTGTGATTTGCGTTGCAAAGCTCTTCAATTTGAAGCCGGAACTCGCAATGGAGGGGGGATTTGTCGACAGGCTCAAAGAAATGATTACTGACAACAATCCCATGGTCGTTGCGAACGCcgttgcggcgctcaaCGACATCCTCCAGACCGCAGAGGAAATGCAGATCCACGAGCTGCAAATGACGCTGCTTGACTCGGCAGTGCTCATGAAACTGCTTGTAGCGCTGAATGAGTGCACCGAATGGGGGCGTATTGTCATTTTGAATACGCTCGCGGCTTACCGGAGCGCGGAtgagcgcgaggcggaACATGTTTGCGAGCGTGTCTTGCCCCAGTTCCAGCACGCAAATGGTGCAGTTGTACTCGGCGCGGTAAAGGTCATCTTGCTGCACATGGAAGCCACAGGGAAACCTGagcttgtccagcagctgATCCGAAAAATGGCACCGCCGCTCGTTACGCTGGTGTCGTCTGCGCCAGAAGTGCAGTGggttgcgctgcgcaacattAATCTGATTCTCCAAAAGTACCCCGAAGTTCTTTCCAACGAGCTCCGCATCTTTTTCTGCAAGTACAACGACCCGCCGTACGTGAAAGCAGAAAAAATCGACGTGATGAtcaagctcgccaaggaGGACAATGTCGACATGCTCCTGAGCGAGCTGAAAGAGTACGCGTCGGAAGTGGACGTCGACTTTGTCCGCCGCACAATTCGCGCGATTGGACAATGTGCCATTGCGATCGAAGGCGCCGCAGAGCGCTGTGTATATGTACTGCTGGAACTCATTGGCTCGCGTGTGAGCTACGTGGTGCAAGAAGCGACGGTCGTCGTGAAGGATATTTTCCGCAAGTACCCCAACCAATACACACGCATCATTCCCTCGCTCTGTGCGAACCTTGAAGACATTGACGAGTCGGACGCAAAAGCCTCGCTGGTGTGGATCATCGGCGAGTACGCAGAAAAGATTGACAATTccggcgagcagctcgccgtgTGCTTGCAAGAATTCACCGACGACGTTACGGCCGTCCAGTTCCAGACATTGTCCGCGATTGTGAAGCTTTTCTTAAAGAAGCCAGACTCGGAGCTCGCCCAACGACTGGTTCAAGAGGTGCTGGAAAAGGCGACGAAAGAGTGCGATAACGCCGACTTGCGCGACCGCGCCTACGTTTACTGGCGCCtcttgtcgagcagcgaTACAGACGCTGCCGGCTCGGTGGTCCTTGCGCCTGTTCCACCCATCTCGATGCCCCCGACTAGTGttccgcgcgccttgttgAACGAACTCATTCACGAATTGTCCCTGCTGTCGAGTGTGTATCATAAGCCTGCCTCGTCATTCATTGGTCAAGGGCGTATGAGCATGCAGAGCCTCCAGGCGGCGGTCCATGCGAACAACGAAGATGCCGAGCGCTCGAAAGCAATTGCGACGGTCGCGCAGGGCCAGCACAGTGAAAATTTGCTCGACTTTGGCGACGAGGATGCGTCTGTAGCCTcgacgcaggcgcagggcgcagcggcacagaGCTTGGGCGACTTGTTGGGCAAcgatgcgtttgcgccggTAGCGGCACAAGCCGAGGCAAAGACGACGGACACAATGCACAACTTGATGGGCATGTTTGGCACGGACGCGCCCAATGCGCCCGCACAGTCAAAGCAAGACGATCTTCTCGGTCTTTTCTAG
- the DIM1 gene encoding 18S rRNA (adenine(1779)-N(6)/adenine(1780)-N(6))-dimethyltransferase (BUSCO:EOG09263720; EggNog:ENOG503NU08; COG:A) has product MPRAVSNKVTSARTQAVNASPRTQQNTSLTTKNPIFNTEKFGQHILKNPLVAQGIVDKANLKPTDVVLEVGPGTGNLTVRILEKAKHVVVVEMDPRMAAELTKRVQGTPVQRKLDIVLGDVCKTDLPYFDVVISNTPYQISSPLVFKLLSHRPLFRCAILMFQREFAMRLVARPGSPLWGRLSANVQLYAKVDHIMKVARGSFRPPPQVDSSVVRIVPLNPPPAVRFEEFDGLTRIVFSRRNKMLRACFFGARGVVDMLEANWKTWCAEHNAPMDPAVPFAAKIDEILQRLDMAECRAAKLDVDDLLALLAAFHEQGIHF; this is encoded by the exons ATGCCACGCGCAGTGTCGAACAAAGTGACGAGCGCGCGGACGCAGGCGGTGAATGCGAGCCCCCGTACCCAGCAAAACACAAGTTTGACGACAAAGAATCCCATATTTAATACGGAAAAGTTTGGCCAGCATATCCTAAAGAACCCCTTGGTCGCCCAAGGCATTGTAGACAAGGCCAACTTGAAACCAACCGACGTTGTCCTGGAAGTCGGTCCCGGTACGGGAAATTTGACCGTGCGCATACTGGAAAAAGCGAAGCATGTGGTTGTAGTCGAGATGGACCCCCGCATGGCCGCTGAGCTTACCAAGCGTGTCCAAGGAAC ACCCGTGCAACGCAAGTTGGACATTGTGCTAGGCGACGTATGCAAGACGGATCTGCCGTACTTTGACGTGGTCATCAGCAACACGCCATACCAGATCTCATCGCCGCTCGTATTCAAGCTGCTGTCCCACCGCCCTCTCTTTCGTTGTGCAATCCTCATGTTCCAGCGCGAGTTTGCGATgcgccttgtcgcgcgcccCGGCTCGCCTTTGTGGGGCCGCCTTTCGGCAAACGTGCAGCTGTATGCGAAAGTCGATCATATCATGaaagtcgcgcgcggctccTTCCGCCCGCCGCCCCAAGTCGACagcagcgtcgtgcgcatTGTCCCCCTCAATCCCCCTCCTGCCGTGCGCTTTGAAGAGTTTGACGGACTTACGCGCATTGTATTTTCGCGCAGGAATAAAatgctgcgtgcgtgcttctttggcgcgcgcggcgtggtgGACATGTTGGAGGCGAATTGGAAGACGTggtgcgccgagcacaaTGCCCCCATGGACCCCGCCGTGCCCTTTGCCGCGAAAATCGACGAAATTCTTCAGCGCCTCGATATGGCCGAGTGCCGTGCGGCGAAACTGGACGTAGACGATctccttgcgctgctcgcggcATTCCACGAGCAGGGCATTCATTTCTAA